The DNA sequence AGGACCTCGTCGATGCCCAGTCGCTCGGCGATGGGTTTGACCAGGTGCGTGCCTGAGGCCGAGATCACCAGGATTCGGTCGCCGGCCTTGCGGTGGGCGGCGATGGTCTTGGTGGCGTCGCTGAAGATGATCGGCTCGATAAAGTCTTCCACCCACGGCACGACCAGATGCTCGACTTCCTCCGGGGTACGCCCGATCATCGGTTCAAGGCTGAAGTCCATGTAGTCTTCCATGCGCAACTTGCCATGGCTGTAGGCGTCCATCAGCTCGTTGTTCCTGCGCATGAACGACTCGGGATCGACCCAGCCCAGGCGCCCCATCTGCTCGCACCAGAGGGTGGCGCAGTCGCCGTGGATCAAGGTGTCGTCAAGATCAAAAATTGCCAGGGCCATCAGTTCAGTTCCCTCTTGGGTGTCAGCAAAGTCATCAGGCTACCTCACACAGGGCGGTGGGATCGATGGAAAGTGACAGGCGTTGACCGTCGGGGTGCAGATCCGCCGCCGAACGGTTGAGCACATCCACCACCAGTTCCACGCCCCGGGCTTCGACGCGGTAGCGGATCACGTTGCCCAGCAGGCTGTGGCTGCGGATTTGCGCATCGGGTTCGCCGCTGAGGCTCAGTTCGATGG is a window from the Pseudomonas gozinkensis genome containing:
- a CDS encoding HAD family hydrolase; this translates as MALAIFDLDDTLIHGDCATLWCEQMGRLGWVDPESFMRRNNELMDAYSHGKLRMEDYMDFSLEPMIGRTPEEVEHLVVPWVEDFIEPIIFSDATKTIAAHRKAGDRILVISASGTHLVKPIAERLGIDEVLAIELEVAHGVYSGHTVGTLTYREGKITRLLEWLDAEEENLEGASFYSDSRNDLPLLLKVDYPHVVNPDPVLLAEAEKSGWPIHLWK